Proteins from a single region of Aestuariirhabdus haliotis:
- the bufA2 gene encoding BufA2 family periplasmic bufferin-type metallophore, protein MVDSKKAMGIALAVAAAGMLGTATPTFAEGSSQANVKCYGVNDCKGHNDCKTANNSCKGHGSCKGQGFVMTSEKECSDMGGMVKK, encoded by the coding sequence ATGGTTGATTCGAAAAAAGCGATGGGTATTGCATTGGCAGTGGCGGCGGCTGGTATGCTGGGTACCGCCACACCAACCTTTGCCGAAGGTTCATCCCAGGCCAATGTAAAATGCTACGGCGTGAATGATTGCAAAGGCCATAACGACTGCAAAACGGCCAATAATTCCTGCAAAGGCCATGGCTCCTGCAAAGGCCAGGGTTTTGTTATGACCTCTGAAAAGGAGTGCTCGGATATGGGCGGAATGGTCAAGAAGTAA
- a CDS encoding HvfC/BufC N-terminal domain-containing protein, with product MNRLRNLQHEFLQYLLNDASDNIIKRIESSPQRSAEQRMQYYGTAYSLRLQEVLRNDYEQLHAYLGDDLFETLMFNYINRYPSRHPNLRYFGQHMVELVEQLEPFNQHPEVAEIARIEQAFANSFDAADNQHIALSKLAELSPSDWANLQLRFHDSVQLLPQTYNSFQIWQALSNDKTPPDKTLDDMAWVIWRADLVSRYRSLQPAERTALSVALSSGSFAEVCSALLEHYSEQDTPLKAVAYLQQWIADHMLCELGQR from the coding sequence ATGAACAGACTGCGTAATCTTCAGCACGAATTTCTGCAGTATCTGCTGAATGATGCAAGCGACAATATTATCAAGCGTATAGAATCCAGCCCGCAACGTTCGGCCGAGCAACGCATGCAGTACTACGGCACGGCCTATTCCCTGCGCCTGCAAGAAGTACTACGCAACGATTATGAGCAGCTGCATGCCTACCTGGGTGACGATCTGTTTGAAACCCTGATGTTCAATTACATCAACCGCTACCCATCCCGGCATCCCAACCTACGCTATTTTGGTCAGCACATGGTCGAATTGGTGGAACAGCTGGAGCCCTTTAATCAGCACCCCGAAGTGGCCGAGATCGCGCGTATCGAACAGGCTTTTGCCAATAGTTTTGATGCTGCCGACAACCAACACATCGCATTGTCAAAGCTGGCTGAACTGTCCCCATCCGACTGGGCTAACCTGCAGCTTCGCTTTCACGATTCGGTGCAACTATTGCCCCAGACTTACAACAGTTTTCAGATATGGCAAGCGCTGTCCAATGATAAAACCCCACCCGATAAAACGCTTGATGATATGGCCTGGGTCATCTGGCGTGCAGACCTGGTCAGCCGCTACCGCTCCTTGCAGCCCGCCGAACGAACCGCGCTGAGCGTCGCACTATCGAGCGGTAGCTTTGCCGAGGTCTGCAGCGCACTACTTGAGCATTACAGCGAGCAGGACACACCGCTAAAAGCAGTGGCCTACCTCCAACAGTGGATCGCCGACCATATGCTGTGCGAGCTCGGGCAACGCTAA
- the bufB gene encoding MNIO family bufferin maturase produces the protein MTRPFLGFGLGLRKEHYAYVLEHKPDIDWFEILTENYMVPGGKPLDYLDKIRHDYPMVMHGVSLSIGGSDPLDTNYLKHLKQLIQRVQPQWISDHLCWTGINGTNSHDLLPLPYDQDTISHIVDRVAQVQEYLGQQILLENLSSYVTYKDSAMTEWEFFNEIARRADCHILLDINNIFVSAHNHHFDPLDYINGMDSDRVMQFHLAGHSYNGEMIIDTHDHDVCDPVWSLYAKALKRFGAVSTMIERDDNIPEFPELRKELAIAEGIAHQTLSAEALRINRASASNHQHNLTGITSNHEQTA, from the coding sequence GTGACACGACCATTTTTGGGCTTTGGCCTGGGTCTTCGAAAAGAGCATTACGCCTATGTTCTTGAGCACAAGCCAGACATCGACTGGTTTGAAATCCTCACGGAAAACTATATGGTGCCGGGAGGCAAGCCCCTCGATTATCTCGATAAAATCCGTCACGACTACCCTATGGTAATGCACGGCGTGTCGCTTTCTATCGGGGGCAGTGATCCGCTGGATACAAACTACCTTAAACATCTCAAGCAGCTGATACAGCGCGTTCAGCCCCAGTGGATCTCGGACCACCTGTGCTGGACGGGTATTAACGGCACCAACAGCCACGACCTGTTACCCCTGCCCTACGACCAGGATACCATAAGCCATATTGTGGATCGGGTAGCCCAAGTGCAGGAGTATCTGGGCCAGCAGATTCTGCTGGAGAACCTATCCAGTTATGTCACCTACAAAGACTCCGCCATGACGGAATGGGAATTTTTTAACGAGATCGCCCGCCGCGCCGACTGTCATATCCTGTTGGACATCAACAATATTTTTGTCAGCGCCCATAATCATCACTTCGATCCGCTGGACTATATCAACGGCATGGATAGCGATCGGGTGATGCAGTTTCATCTTGCCGGTCACAGTTACAATGGCGAGATGATTATTGATACCCACGATCATGATGTCTGCGATCCCGTTTGGTCCCTCTATGCCAAGGCCCTGAAGCGATTCGGCGCGGTCAGTACCATGATCGAACGAGACGACAATATTCCCGAATTTCCGGAACTGCGTAAGGAGTTGGCCATTGCCGAAGGCATCGCACACCAGACCCTGTCGGCGGAGGCCCTTCGAATCAACAGAGCCTCTGCAAGCAACCATCAACATAACCTGACCGGCATCACTTCGAACCATGAACAGACTGCGTAA